The Paludisphaera rhizosphaerae genome segment AGCGCGAATGCCTCGAAGAGACCGGCCTCGCCGTCAAGGCCCACCACCTCCGCGCCCAGATCGAACACACCTACCCCCACGGCCGCGTCCGTCTTCACTTCTTCGATTGCACCCCCATAGACCCCTCGGCCCAGGCCGACGCCGCCTGCCGATGGATCCCCGCCTCGGAGTTGACCTCCTACCGCTTTCCCGAGGCCAACGAGCCGATTCTGGCGCAGCTTGTCGCCGAGGCGACGGCCTGAAGCTGGGGGGGGCTCACGCTCGGTCAAGCCTTGCCGAGGAAGGGGCCTCAGAGGATCGGCCGAGCATGGGATGCTCTTGGTGATTGGGCTGGTCGCTCCTAACGCCTGACGCACTCGCGGAGCTTCACGTCGATCGAGCAGATGTGGCGCTGGAGCCAGTCGCCCAGGGTGCGTTCGATTTTGACGAGGTCGACGAGGGGGAGGCCGTCGGCCTTCAGGTGCGTTTTGATCTCGGCGACGTCGCGGCGAAGCGCGTTGTGGGCGGCGAGATTCGCGGCGGCGGCGGGGCACCGGAGTTCGGCCATGCACTTCTCCTCGTGGGCGAAGTGCGTCTCGGTGTAGTCGACGATGAAGGAGAGCAACCGCGATGCGGCGTCGCGGCCCTGGCCGTGGGCCATGGCGTCGTGGAACTCGTTGAAGCGTCGGATCAGCTCCTGGTGCTCCCGATCGATCACATCGACGCCCGTAGTCATCCGCTCTTGGTTCCAGACGATCGCCATCGCACACCTCCCGGAGGTCGCGACGATCCTCTTGAACCTCTCGCACACATGCGCCGCAGCCTCGCTGGACCTCCATCGTACCCCGTTCCGCAGCCCTGCGACACGATGCCGAGGCCGCCTCAACACGAAGCGGCCGGCGTCGCTCCCATTGGTGCGACGCCGGCCGCTGGATTGCGACGGGCCACTGGCCGTCGATCAGGGCGTCGTCATTTGTTGAAGGCCTTCGCGATTGCGAAGACGACCACCGCGCCGACCACGCCGCCGCCGCAGAGCATGTACAGAAGCGAATATTCGATCGCCGCGTAGACGACGGGCGTTTGCATCAGGATGGACATCGTCGAGCACCTCGTTCGGTGTGGTTTGCGAAGAGAAGAAGACCTCGCCGGCGGCTGGCCGCCTGAAGGTCGTTTCATCGCTCGAAACCCAATGCAAACTCGGCGCCGATGACGTGAACGAGCCTAGAACGACGCGACGATACGCCGTTTGCGTCGACTTCATGGAACGGATGGGTTGAAAACCCGGTGGGACACTCAAGTCGGGAACGACGAGGCGCTTAGAT includes the following:
- a CDS encoding (deoxy)nucleoside triphosphate pyrophosphohydrolase produces the protein MTEPSHAYEGFKTTLVGIGIIRRPSDGRFLIRERPPGTVYAGYWEFPGGKVEPGETPAETTERECLEETGLAVKAHHLRAQIEHTYPHGRVRLHFFDCTPIDPSAQADAACRWIPASELTSYRFPEANEPILAQLVAEATA
- a CDS encoding bacteriohemerythrin, whose amino-acid sequence is MAIVWNQERMTTGVDVIDREHQELIRRFNEFHDAMAHGQGRDAASRLLSFIVDYTETHFAHEEKCMAELRCPAAAANLAAHNALRRDVAEIKTHLKADGLPLVDLVKIERTLGDWLQRHICSIDVKLRECVRR